One part of the Salvelinus fontinalis isolate EN_2023a chromosome 4, ASM2944872v1, whole genome shotgun sequence genome encodes these proteins:
- the LOC129853268 gene encoding bone morphogenetic protein 5-like produces the protein MIILRYLMVVLSSWPLGETFILKSSGQKPKATPTDFAPVITLNSCQGEPLSDIKQFLLRGLNLQREPQTEGTGLALLREQWMAVFTTQRSDSQTALDSNAWNSQQEFSGNTTGSHCCQLVSKIYIQDLGWQNWIIYPERFTFTQCAACTTQLNPAGQQCGAHLPSQDSSPELSCCKPASQHLVPVLYLDEFNTLIISSVYLTRDCSCTPAINPNRRT, from the exons ATGATTATCTTGCGATATCTGATGGTTGTGCTCTCTAGCTGGCCCCTGGGAGAAACTTTTATTCTGAAATCCTCAGGGCAGAAACCCAAAGCAACGCCAACAGACTTTGCTCCAGTCATCACTCTGAACAG TTGCCAAGGGGAACCCCTGTCTGACATCAAACAGTTCCTTCTGAGGGGTCTGAACCTGCAGAGAGAGCCTCAGACGGAGGGGACTGGACTGGCCCTACTCAGGGAGCAGTGGATGGCTGTGTTCACAACCCAACGCAGTGACTCTCAGACAGCACTGGACAGCAATG CATGGAACTCCCAGCAAGAGTTCTCTGGAAATACAACAGGGTCACACTGCTGTCAACTGGTCTCTAAGATCTACATACAAG aCCTGGGCTGGCAGAACTGGATCATCTACCCAGAGAGGTTTACCTTCACCCAGTGTGCAGCCTGCACCACACAGCTGAACCCTGCAGGCCAACAGTGTGGAGCGCACCTTCCCTCACAGGACTCCTCTCCAGAG CTTTCTTGCTGCAAACCTGCATCCCAACACCTGGTGCCAGTGCTCTACCTAGATGAATTCAACACACTGATCATCTCCTCTGTGTATCTGACCCGGGACTGCAGCTGCACACCAGCCATCAACCCCAATCGCCGTACTTAA
- the LOC129853271 gene encoding N-acylethanolamine-hydrolyzing acid amidase-like isoform X2 encodes MYVTIADCPFNHAHRRYPKRETKEVMEKLQRCCCKVATILIGTHKFLGYCHIREKGTMLSTLLLLGLVVSCESDFAPAVVNVSLDDPPEVRWASLSKVFDVDYLVKAAAEVIDATIPKWVHHAVTPIVEALEKFCTSIVAQDTSGRLYHGRNLDYPHDILRNLTINVLFLKNGTVAYRGTTFAGYVGLWTGQSPNKFTVSGDQRGDDHWWNWWKNWVSAFLLKRSPVSWLVRETLEEAADFQDAVMRLSKIPIITSVYYIVAGVKPGEGVVVTRDRKGPADIWPLEPLNGGWFRVETNFDHWLPPPAKDHRRDAANKALNATGQDNINMDTMYKVLSMNPVCNRITVFTTTMSAASPEKYNTEVRPEGCHSNE; translated from the exons atgtatgttacaatcgcagattgcccctttaaccatGCTCACAGGCGCTACCCCAAAAGAGAAACAAAGGAAGTTATGGAGAAGTTGCAACGATGTTGCTGTAAAGTTGCGACCATTTTAATTGGAACACACAAGTTCCTAGGCTACTGCCATATCCGCGAAAAGGGCACGATGTTGTCAACATTGCTCCTGCTCGGTCTGGTCGTTTCATGTGAGTCAGACTTCGCTCCAGCTGTGGTCAACGTCAGCTTGGATGATCCCCCAGAAGTGCGATGGGCGTCTCTATCAAAAGTTTTTGATGTCGACTACCTGGTGAAAGCAGCTGCTGAAGTGATTGA tGCCACTATTCCAAAATGGGTGCATCATGCGGTAACTCCGATTGTGGAGGCCTTGGAGAA GTTTTGCACTAGTATTGTAGCTCAGGACACAAGTGGACGTTTGTATCATGGCAGGAACCTTGATTACCCACATGATATACTCCGGAATCTCACCATCAATGTTCTCTTTCTCAAAAATGGCACG GTGGCTTATCGTGGTACGACTTTTGCTGGCTATGTCGGGCTGTGGACCGGACAGAGTCCAAATAAATTCACAGTTTCTGGTGACCAGCGTG GTGACGACCACTGGTGGAATTGGTGGAAGAACTGGGTCTCTGCTTTCTTGCTGAAAAGATCTCCAGTCAGCTGGCTGGTGAGAGAG ACGTTGGAGGAAGCAGCAGACTTTCAGGATGCTGTGATGCGGCTGTCCAAGATCCCAATCATCACAAGCGTGTACTACATCGTTGCCGGAGTAAAGCCTGGGGAAGGAGTGGTGGTCACCAGGGACAGGAAGGGCCCAGCTGATATCTGGCCTCTGGAACCCTTAAATGGAGG GTGGTTCAGAGTAGAGACCAACTTCGATCACTGGCTGCCGCCTCCTGCAAAGGATCATCGCAG AGATGCAGCCAACAAAGCATTAAATGCAACTGGTCAAGATAATATCAATATGGATACAATGTATAAG GTTCTGTCAATGAACCCAGTATGTAACAG AATTACTGTTTTCACAACAACAATGAGTGCAGCCAGCCCTGAGAAATACAACACAGAGGTCAGACCAGAG GGCTGCCATAGCAATGAATAA
- the LOC129853271 gene encoding N-acylethanolamine-hydrolyzing acid amidase-like isoform X1, whose protein sequence is MYVTIADCPFNHAHRRYPKRETKEVMEKLQRCCCKVATILIGTHKFLGYCHIREKGTMLSTLLLLGLVVSCESDFAPAVVNVSLDDPPEVRWASLSKVFDVDYLVKAAAEVIDATIPKWVHHAVTPIVEALEKYVPPPYAGEIRGMSSYFRGNLSDIILLNFAYEISAFCTSIVAQDTSGRLYHGRNLDYPHDILRNLTINVLFLKNGTVAYRGTTFAGYVGLWTGQSPNKFTVSGDQRGDDHWWNWWKNWVSAFLLKRSPVSWLVRETLEEAADFQDAVMRLSKIPIITSVYYIVAGVKPGEGVVVTRDRKGPADIWPLEPLNGGWFRVETNFDHWLPPPAKDHRRDAANKALNATGQDNINMDTMYKVLSMNPVCNRITVFTTTMSAASPEKYNTEVRPEGCHSNE, encoded by the exons atgtatgttacaatcgcagattgcccctttaaccatGCTCACAGGCGCTACCCCAAAAGAGAAACAAAGGAAGTTATGGAGAAGTTGCAACGATGTTGCTGTAAAGTTGCGACCATTTTAATTGGAACACACAAGTTCCTAGGCTACTGCCATATCCGCGAAAAGGGCACGATGTTGTCAACATTGCTCCTGCTCGGTCTGGTCGTTTCATGTGAGTCAGACTTCGCTCCAGCTGTGGTCAACGTCAGCTTGGATGATCCCCCAGAAGTGCGATGGGCGTCTCTATCAAAAGTTTTTGATGTCGACTACCTGGTGAAAGCAGCTGCTGAAGTGATTGA tGCCACTATTCCAAAATGGGTGCATCATGCGGTAACTCCGATTGTGGAGGCCTTGGAGAAGTATGTACCTCCTCCATACGCAGGGGAGATCAGAGGAATGTCCTCATATTTTCGAGGGAACCTTTCCGATATCATCCTTCTCAACTTTGCCTATGAAATATCAGC GTTTTGCACTAGTATTGTAGCTCAGGACACAAGTGGACGTTTGTATCATGGCAGGAACCTTGATTACCCACATGATATACTCCGGAATCTCACCATCAATGTTCTCTTTCTCAAAAATGGCACG GTGGCTTATCGTGGTACGACTTTTGCTGGCTATGTCGGGCTGTGGACCGGACAGAGTCCAAATAAATTCACAGTTTCTGGTGACCAGCGTG GTGACGACCACTGGTGGAATTGGTGGAAGAACTGGGTCTCTGCTTTCTTGCTGAAAAGATCTCCAGTCAGCTGGCTGGTGAGAGAG ACGTTGGAGGAAGCAGCAGACTTTCAGGATGCTGTGATGCGGCTGTCCAAGATCCCAATCATCACAAGCGTGTACTACATCGTTGCCGGAGTAAAGCCTGGGGAAGGAGTGGTGGTCACCAGGGACAGGAAGGGCCCAGCTGATATCTGGCCTCTGGAACCCTTAAATGGAGG GTGGTTCAGAGTAGAGACCAACTTCGATCACTGGCTGCCGCCTCCTGCAAAGGATCATCGCAG AGATGCAGCCAACAAAGCATTAAATGCAACTGGTCAAGATAATATCAATATGGATACAATGTATAAG GTTCTGTCAATGAACCCAGTATGTAACAG AATTACTGTTTTCACAACAACAATGAGTGCAGCCAGCCCTGAGAAATACAACACAGAGGTCAGACCAGAG GGCTGCCATAGCAATGAATAA